From a single Gammaproteobacteria bacterium genomic region:
- the ccsB gene encoding c-type cytochrome biogenesis protein CcsB — MSVPHDLLHEGLERPSWVKSLKPFDWIWAAIVVAGAVFGYFHYQEDLNQIQTGILIGVTVGVIGLGLNWKAVQPYTLVVAALSVFAVWLYGDSLQAAEHNFFLKYMLASQSAISWMSALFVMAMVSYFIGLFANSSFAAKTGSALTWSALVMGMTGMMVRWRESYLISPDFGHIPVSNLYEVFILFCIVTGLLYMFYEGRYKNRSLGGFVLLIISAAVGFLLWYSFDRGANQIQPLVPALKSYWMKIHVPANFIGYGSFALSAMVGIAYLLRTRAERVKPNGILATRLPTLEILDDVMYKSIALGFAFFTIATILGAMWAAEAWGGYWSWDPKETWALIVWLNYAAWLHMRFSKGWHGSPMAWWAIVGLGVTTFAFLGVNMFLSGLHSYGGL; from the coding sequence ATGTCCGTACCTCACGATCTGCTCCATGAGGGGCTGGAACGGCCCAGTTGGGTCAAGTCCCTGAAGCCTTTCGACTGGATCTGGGCCGCCATCGTCGTGGCCGGCGCCGTATTCGGTTATTTCCATTACCAGGAAGACCTCAACCAGATCCAGACCGGCATCCTGATCGGCGTCACCGTCGGCGTGATTGGCCTCGGCCTGAACTGGAAGGCGGTGCAGCCCTACACCCTGGTGGTGGCCGCGCTCAGCGTGTTCGCCGTGTGGTTGTACGGCGACAGCCTGCAGGCCGCCGAGCACAACTTCTTCCTCAAGTATATGCTGGCCAGCCAGTCCGCCATCTCCTGGATGAGCGCGCTGTTCGTGATGGCCATGGTCAGCTACTTCATCGGCCTGTTCGCCAACTCGTCCTTCGCCGCCAAGACCGGCAGTGCGCTGACCTGGTCCGCCCTGGTCATGGGCATGACCGGCATGATGGTGCGCTGGCGCGAGTCCTACCTGATCTCGCCCGACTTCGGGCACATCCCGGTGAGCAACCTCTATGAGGTGTTCATCCTGTTCTGCATCGTCACCGGCCTGCTGTACATGTTCTACGAGGGTCGCTACAAGAACCGCTCGCTGGGCGGTTTCGTGCTGCTGATCATCAGTGCGGCGGTGGGCTTCCTGCTCTGGTACAGCTTCGACCGCGGCGCCAACCAGATCCAGCCGCTGGTGCCTGCGCTGAAGAGCTACTGGATGAAGATCCACGTGCCCGCCAACTTCATCGGCTACGGTTCCTTCGCGCTGTCCGCCATGGTCGGTATCGCCTACCTGCTGCGCACCCGCGCCGAACGCGTGAAGCCGAACGGCATCCTGGCCACGCGCCTGCCCACGCTCGAGATCCTGGACGACGTCATGTACAAGTCCATCGCGCTGGGCTTCGCCTTCTTCACCATCGCCACCATCCTGGGCGCCATGTGGGCGGCTGAGGCCTGGGGCGGCTACTGGTCCTGGGATCCGAAAGAGACCTGGGCCCTGATCGTGTGGCTGAACTACGCGGCCTGGCTGCACATGCGCTTCAGCAAGGGCTGGCACGGCAGCCCGATGGCCTGGTGGGCCATCGTGGGCCTGGGTGTCACCACCTTCGCCTTCCTGGGCGTGAACATGTTCCTGTCCGGTCTGCACTCCTACGGGGGCCTGTAA
- a CDS encoding c-type cytochrome — protein MKKLLLISLTSLSLGLAAPVFAQSASQGTVIKGDAAAGKAKSTTCAACHGADGNSVSAQFPRLAGQNYDYLVKQLHDFKSGKRKNATMSAMAAPLSNTDIDDLAAYFSSQKVNGLKPGDKTKVAAGEAIYRGGDAASGVPACMACHGPDGMGNPAAHFPRLAGQHAEYIVTQLKAFHDGSRANDAGQMMRNIAVKMTDKQMDDVAQYIQGLRP, from the coding sequence ATGAAAAAGCTGTTGCTGATTTCTTTGACCAGCCTGAGTCTCGGTCTCGCGGCCCCGGTCTTCGCGCAAAGCGCATCGCAGGGTACCGTGATCAAGGGCGACGCTGCGGCCGGTAAGGCCAAGTCCACCACCTGTGCTGCCTGTCACGGCGCCGATGGAAACAGCGTGAGCGCCCAGTTCCCGCGTCTGGCCGGCCAGAACTACGACTACCTGGTCAAGCAGCTGCATGACTTCAAGTCCGGCAAACGCAAGAACGCCACCATGTCCGCCATGGCCGCTCCGCTGTCCAACACCGACATCGACGATCTCGCCGCCTACTTCTCCAGCCAGAAGGTCAACGGCCTGAAGCCCGGCGACAAGACCAAGGTCGCCGCCGGCGAAGCCATTTACCGCGGTGGCGATGCCGCCAGCGGCGTGCCCGCCTGCATGGCCTGCCACGGTCCCGACGGCATGGGCAACCCGGCTGCGCACTTCCCGCGTCTGGCCGGTCAGCATGCCGAGTACATCGTGACTCAGCTGAAGGCCTTCCACGACGGCAGCCGCGCCAACGATGCCGGTCAGATGATGCGCAATATTGCCGTCAAGATGACCGACAAGCAGATGGACGATGTCGCCCAGTACATCCAGGGTCTGCGTCCCTGA
- the polA gene encoding DNA polymerase I gives MPDKPAKPLVLVDGSSYLYRAFHALPPLTTREGQPTNAVLGVANMLRRLLKDYDPEQMAVVFDAKGKTFRDELYSEYKANRPPMPDELKQQIEPLHEVVEALGLPMLIVEGVEADDVIGTLATAAAQAGREVVISSGDKDLAQLVTEHVTLVNTMNDTTMDADGVLDKFKVPPERIIDYLALVGDSSDNIPGVPKVGPKTAAKWLQEYGSLDEVVAHADEIKGKVGEYLRESLDQLALSRKLATIHCNVDLDVGIDDLHLREPDRAWLHELFTRLEFKSWLAELEAGGDATEAGPDAAEKPAADYRAVLTQADFDAWLKRLEKAGLFAFDTETTSLDYSQAEVVGVSFAVDPGEAVYVPLAHDYPGAPAQLDRDATLAQLKPLLEDPGKAKLGHHLKYDRNVLNNHGIELRGIRHDSMLESYVLNASANRHDLDTLCEKYLQHQNIHYEDVAGKGAKQITFNQVAVDDATPYAAEDADMTLQLHRLFWPQLEAEPGQRRVYEEIEIPLIEVLSRMECRGVLVDTDSLFRQSHELAERMAELEQQAHEAAGEAFNLGSPKQLQAILFDKLGITPLRKTPKGQPSTAEDVLQELALTHDLPRLILDYRAMTKLKSTYTDRLPEQVNPRTGRVHTSYHQAVASTGRLSSSDPNLQNIPVRTEEGRRIRQAFVAPKGHKVLAADYSQIELRIMAHLSADPGLLRAFAEGQDIHRATAAEVFGAAPDEVSGEQRRAAKAINFGLIYGMSAFGLARQLGIGRNEAQEYVDRYFARYPGVKAYMDQTRERAREQGYVETVFGRRLYLPDIRARNQQVRAQAERVAINAPMQGTAADIIKRAMLRVDGWIQGEQPPVAMTMQVHDELVFEVREDAIDMARGRISDLMSGAADLDVQLVVDVGVGDNWDEAH, from the coding sequence ATGCCCGACAAACCCGCCAAGCCGCTCGTCCTGGTCGACGGTTCCTCCTATCTCTACCGCGCCTTCCACGCCCTGCCCCCGCTGACCACCCGCGAAGGCCAGCCCACCAACGCCGTGCTCGGGGTGGCCAACATGCTGCGCCGGCTGCTCAAGGACTACGATCCCGAGCAGATGGCGGTGGTGTTCGACGCCAAGGGCAAGACCTTCCGCGACGAGCTCTACAGCGAGTACAAGGCCAACCGGCCGCCCATGCCCGACGAGCTCAAGCAGCAGATCGAGCCCCTGCACGAGGTGGTCGAGGCCCTGGGCCTGCCCATGCTCATCGTCGAGGGCGTGGAGGCGGACGACGTGATCGGCACCCTGGCCACGGCGGCGGCGCAGGCCGGGCGCGAGGTGGTGATCTCCTCGGGCGACAAGGACCTGGCCCAGCTGGTCACCGAGCACGTCACCCTGGTCAATACCATGAACGACACCACCATGGACGCCGACGGGGTGCTGGACAAGTTCAAGGTGCCGCCCGAGCGCATCATCGATTACCTCGCCCTGGTCGGCGACAGCTCGGACAACATCCCCGGCGTGCCCAAGGTCGGCCCCAAGACCGCCGCCAAGTGGCTGCAGGAATACGGGTCGCTGGACGAGGTGGTCGCCCACGCCGACGAGATCAAGGGCAAGGTGGGCGAGTATCTGCGCGAGTCGCTCGACCAGCTGGCGCTGTCGCGCAAGCTGGCCACCATCCACTGCAACGTGGACCTGGACGTCGGCATCGATGACCTGCATCTGCGCGAACCGGACCGCGCCTGGCTGCATGAACTGTTTACCCGCCTGGAGTTCAAGTCCTGGCTGGCGGAGCTGGAGGCAGGCGGGGATGCGACGGAAGCGGGACCCGACGCTGCGGAAAAACCGGCGGCGGACTATCGCGCCGTGCTGACCCAGGCCGATTTCGACGCCTGGCTGAAGCGCCTGGAAAAGGCCGGGCTGTTCGCCTTCGACACCGAGACCACCAGCCTGGACTACTCGCAGGCCGAGGTGGTCGGCGTCTCGTTCGCCGTCGATCCCGGCGAGGCCGTCTACGTGCCGCTGGCCCACGATTACCCCGGTGCGCCCGCCCAGCTCGACCGGGATGCGACCCTGGCCCAGCTCAAGCCGCTGCTGGAAGATCCCGGCAAGGCCAAGCTCGGCCATCACCTCAAGTACGACCGCAACGTACTCAACAACCACGGCATCGAGCTTCGCGGCATCCGCCACGACAGCATGCTCGAGTCCTACGTGCTCAATGCCTCGGCCAACCGGCACGACCTCGACACGCTGTGCGAGAAGTACCTGCAGCACCAGAACATCCATTACGAGGACGTGGCGGGCAAGGGCGCCAAGCAGATTACCTTCAATCAGGTCGCGGTGGACGATGCCACCCCCTACGCGGCGGAAGACGCCGACATGACCCTGCAGCTGCACCGCCTGTTCTGGCCGCAGCTCGAGGCCGAACCGGGGCAGCGCCGGGTGTACGAGGAAATCGAGATTCCGCTCATCGAGGTGCTGTCGCGCATGGAATGCCGCGGGGTGCTGGTCGACACCGACAGCCTGTTCCGCCAGAGCCACGAGCTCGCCGAGCGTATGGCCGAGCTGGAACAGCAGGCGCACGAGGCCGCCGGCGAGGCCTTCAATCTGGGTTCGCCCAAGCAGCTGCAGGCCATCCTGTTCGACAAGCTCGGCATCACGCCGCTGCGCAAGACCCCCAAGGGGCAGCCCTCCACTGCCGAGGACGTACTTCAGGAACTCGCCCTCACCCACGACCTGCCGCGCCTGATCCTGGACTACCGGGCCATGACCAAGCTCAAGTCCACCTACACGGACCGCCTGCCCGAACAGGTCAATCCGCGTACTGGGCGGGTGCACACCTCCTATCATCAGGCGGTAGCCTCCACCGGCCGGCTGTCCTCGTCCGACCCGAACCTGCAGAACATCCCCGTGCGCACCGAGGAGGGCCGGCGCATCCGCCAGGCCTTCGTCGCGCCGAAGGGGCACAAGGTGCTGGCGGCGGACTATTCCCAGATCGAGCTGCGCATCATGGCCCACCTGTCGGCCGACCCGGGACTGCTGCGCGCCTTCGCCGAAGGGCAGGACATCCACCGGGCCACCGCGGCCGAGGTGTTCGGCGCGGCGCCGGACGAGGTCAGCGGCGAACAGCGCCGGGCGGCCAAGGCCATCAACTTCGGCCTGATCTACGGCATGTCCGCCTTCGGCCTGGCGCGCCAGCTCGGCATCGGGCGCAACGAGGCGCAGGAATACGTGGACCGCTACTTCGCGCGCTATCCCGGGGTGAAGGCCTACATGGACCAGACCCGCGAACGGGCGCGCGAGCAGGGTTACGTCGAGACGGTGTTCGGTCGCCGCCTTTACCTGCCCGACATCCGCGCGCGCAACCAGCAGGTGCGGGCCCAGGCCGAGCGGGTGGCCATCAATGCCCCCATGCAGGGGACGGCGGCGGACATCATCAAGCGGGCCATGCTGCGCGTGGACGGTTGGATTCAGGGCGAGCAGCCTCCGGTAGCGATGACCATGCAGGTACACGACGAACTGGTGTTCGAGGTGCGCGAGGACGCGATCGACATGGCGCGCGGGCGCATCAGCGACCTCATGTCGGGCGCCGCCGATCTGGACGTTCAGCTGGTGGTGGACGTGGGGGTGGGGGACAACTGGGACGAGGCCCATTAA
- the purU gene encoding formyltetrahydrofolate deformylase, protein MSRTYRLIVSCPDRVGIVAAVSGFLAEHGGWIVEASQHADAVNDWFFMRYEIRADSLPFDIATFRQAFAAIAERFDMEWQITDTGVPKRVVLMASRLDHCLSDLLHRWRSREMEFDIPCVISNHEDLRDFVEWHGIPYHHVPVPKDDKQPAFNEVSRLVDEYQADAVVLARYMQILPPDLCVKYAGQVINIHHSFLPSFVGAKPYHKAFERGVKLVGATCHYVTEELDAGPIIEQDVVRVSHDDTAEDLIRLGRDVEKSVLARGLRYHLEDRVLVRGNKTVVFN, encoded by the coding sequence ATGTCACGTACGTATCGCCTCATCGTCTCCTGCCCCGACCGCGTCGGTATCGTGGCCGCCGTCTCGGGTTTCCTGGCGGAACACGGCGGCTGGATCGTCGAGGCCAGCCAGCATGCGGACGCGGTGAACGACTGGTTTTTCATGCGCTACGAGATTCGGGCGGACTCGCTGCCCTTCGATATCGCGACGTTCCGCCAGGCCTTCGCGGCCATCGCCGAGCGTTTCGACATGGAGTGGCAGATCACCGATACCGGCGTGCCCAAACGGGTGGTGCTGATGGCGAGCCGGCTGGACCACTGCCTGTCGGACCTGCTGCACCGCTGGCGCAGCCGGGAAATGGAGTTCGATATTCCCTGCGTGATTTCCAACCACGAAGACCTGCGCGACTTCGTGGAATGGCACGGCATTCCCTATCACCACGTCCCCGTGCCCAAGGACGACAAGCAGCCCGCCTTCAACGAGGTGAGCCGCCTGGTGGACGAGTACCAGGCCGACGCCGTGGTGCTCGCCCGCTATATGCAGATCCTGCCGCCCGACCTGTGCGTCAAGTACGCGGGTCAGGTGATCAACATTCATCACAGCTTCCTGCCCTCGTTCGTCGGCGCCAAGCCGTACCACAAGGCCTTCGAGCGCGGCGTGAAGCTGGTGGGCGCGACCTGCCATTACGTCACCGAAGAGCTGGACGCCGGCCCGATCATCGAGCAGGACGTCGTGCGCGTCAGCCACGACGACACAGCCGAGGACCTGATCCGGCTCGGGCGCGACGTGGAGAAATCCGTGCTGGCCCGCGGCCTGCGTTACCACCTGGAGGACCGGGTGCTGGTGCGCGGCAACAAGACGGTGGTGTTCAACTGA
- a CDS encoding thiol:disulfide interchange protein DsbA/DsbL: MTKQLLRLCLIGLMLLSGVAAASPSYDEGIDYLRIEPPIPTFQSKGKVQVVEFFWYGCPHCFHFEPYLENWLKSKPKNVEFVRVPAVLNPNWEILGRAYYASKLLGVEKQSHEALFNAIHVQGRNLNSEPALARFFTQFGVSEKKFREAYTSMWVDTRIRQARTLGKEANVRGVPSVMVDGKFLLNGELAGGNENMLKIVDYLIKKESTAAHATAGK, encoded by the coding sequence ATGACCAAGCAACTCCTCCGCCTGTGCCTGATCGGCCTGATGCTCCTGTCCGGCGTCGCCGCCGCGTCGCCCAGTTACGACGAAGGCATCGACTATCTGCGCATTGAGCCGCCCATTCCCACCTTCCAGTCCAAAGGCAAGGTCCAGGTGGTGGAGTTCTTCTGGTACGGCTGCCCGCACTGCTTTCATTTCGAGCCGTATCTTGAAAACTGGCTCAAGAGCAAACCCAAGAACGTCGAGTTCGTGCGCGTGCCGGCGGTGCTCAACCCCAACTGGGAGATCCTCGGGCGCGCCTATTACGCCTCCAAGCTGCTGGGCGTGGAAAAGCAGAGCCACGAGGCGCTGTTCAACGCCATTCACGTGCAGGGGCGCAACCTCAACAGCGAGCCCGCACTGGCGCGCTTCTTTACCCAGTTCGGCGTGAGCGAGAAAAAATTCCGCGAGGCCTACACCTCCATGTGGGTCGACACCCGCATCCGCCAGGCCCGTACGCTGGGCAAAGAGGCCAACGTGCGCGGCGTGCCGAGCGTGATGGTGGACGGCAAGTTCCTGTTGAACGGCGAGCTCGCCGGCGGCAACGAGAACATGCTCAAGATCGTCGATTACCTGATCAAGAAAGAATCCACCGCTGCTCACGCCACCGCCGGAAAATAA
- the yihA gene encoding ribosome biogenesis GTP-binding protein YihA/YsxC: protein MNPVYAKARFITSVPDPALLPTDTGREVAFVGRSNAGKSSTINALCSQKNLARTSKTPGRTQQINVFELGEGRHLVDLPGYGYAKAPEAERRRWGRFIEAYLTTRRSLQGLVIVMDIRHPLRDHDCQMLDWCQARGLDAHILLNKADKLKRGAQSNTLLAVRRAIKEAGWPATAQTFSAHKREGIDQAHARLDGWLGYDVEEAAASN, encoded by the coding sequence ATGAATCCCGTCTACGCCAAGGCGCGCTTTATCACCAGCGTGCCCGATCCCGCTCTGCTGCCTACGGACACCGGCCGTGAGGTGGCCTTTGTCGGACGCTCCAACGCCGGCAAATCGAGCACCATCAACGCCTTGTGCAGCCAGAAGAACCTGGCGCGTACCAGCAAGACGCCGGGGCGCACCCAGCAGATCAACGTGTTCGAACTCGGCGAAGGGCGCCACCTGGTGGATCTGCCCGGCTACGGCTACGCCAAGGCCCCCGAAGCCGAACGCCGGCGCTGGGGACGCTTCATCGAGGCCTACCTCACCACCCGGCGGTCCCTGCAGGGCCTGGTGATCGTGATGGATATCCGCCATCCCCTGAGGGACCACGACTGCCAGATGCTCGACTGGTGCCAGGCGCGCGGCCTGGACGCGCACATCCTGCTCAACAAGGCGGACAAGCTCAAGCGCGGCGCGCAGAGCAATACCCTGCTCGCCGTGCGCAGGGCCATCAAGGAGGCCGGCTGGCCGGCCACCGCACAGACCTTTTCCGCTCACAAGCGCGAGGGCATCGATCAGGCGCATGCGCGCCTGGACGGCTGGCTGGGCTACGACGTGGAAGAGGCGGCCGCCTCGAACTGA
- a CDS encoding ammonium transporter produces MSTDELQKVVEMAGTVNAEIFYWWCTAIMVLIHAGFLAYEMGASRLKNTLASGVKNILAFAFLVPTFFFFGWFIYLAFPGGLIPDMSAGAAGLPWDAAMGPNLSDNASGVFWAAFTLFSATTASIMSGAVIERIRMSAFLILAILLGAVVWILGAAWGWHPDGWMVTKLGFHDTAAAGVVHLIAGFFTLGVLLNLGPRIGRFSPDGKTLAIAGHSVPMSLIGLMMIIVGFFGFLGGCIIYQTGDQWVTIYNTPATLSSFAFNTLMGMAGGIIGAYFITRDPFWMMSGALVGIISAASGLELYYPPLAFLLGFVGGCTIAYADRLLQKFGIDDAVGAFGVHGVGGVIGVLGCGLFASGYPNIHGPAISFGGQLVGAGILALLGFLPGYGVSYLLKVMGLLRVPPEAEEAGLDLTEIPSKAYPESEGHPSAPVMPNGAAVPPIQA; encoded by the coding sequence ATGAGCACAGACGAACTTCAAAAAGTGGTAGAGATGGCTGGCACCGTCAATGCCGAAATCTTTTATTGGTGGTGTACGGCAATCATGGTCCTTATCCACGCAGGCTTCCTGGCCTACGAGATGGGGGCTTCACGTCTTAAGAACACGCTGGCCTCGGGTGTGAAGAACATCCTGGCTTTCGCGTTTCTGGTGCCAACCTTCTTTTTCTTCGGTTGGTTCATTTACCTGGCGTTCCCGGGTGGCTTGATTCCCGACATGAGCGCCGGTGCGGCCGGACTGCCCTGGGATGCGGCAATGGGGCCGAACCTGAGCGACAACGCCTCGGGTGTTTTCTGGGCGGCGTTCACGCTGTTCTCCGCGACCACGGCCTCCATCATGTCGGGTGCCGTGATCGAGCGCATCCGCATGTCGGCCTTCCTGATCCTCGCCATCCTGCTGGGTGCGGTGGTCTGGATTCTGGGTGCGGCCTGGGGTTGGCATCCGGACGGCTGGATGGTCACCAAGCTGGGCTTCCACGACACGGCCGCGGCCGGTGTGGTGCATCTGATCGCCGGCTTCTTCACCCTGGGCGTGCTGCTCAACCTGGGTCCGCGCATCGGTCGTTTCTCGCCTGACGGCAAGACCCTGGCCATCGCCGGCCACAGCGTGCCGATGTCGTTGATCGGCCTGATGATGATCATCGTCGGATTCTTCGGTTTCCTCGGCGGCTGCATCATCTACCAGACCGGCGACCAGTGGGTGACGATCTACAACACCCCGGCGACCCTGTCCTCCTTCGCCTTCAACACTCTGATGGGCATGGCGGGCGGCATCATCGGCGCCTACTTCATCACCCGTGATCCGTTCTGGATGATGTCGGGCGCCCTGGTGGGCATCATCTCCGCCGCTTCCGGCCTGGAGCTGTACTATCCGCCGCTGGCCTTCCTGCTGGGCTTCGTCGGTGGCTGCACCATCGCCTACGCGGATCGTCTGCTGCAGAAGTTCGGTATCGACGATGCGGTCGGCGCCTTCGGTGTGCACGGTGTCGGCGGTGTGATCGGCGTGCTCGGTTGCGGCCTGTTCGCCTCCGGCTACCCGAACATCCACGGTCCCGCCATCAGCTTCGGCGGTCAGCTCGTGGGTGCCGGCATCCTGGCCCTGCTCGGTTTCCTCCCCGGCTACGGCGTGTCCTATCTCCTCAAGGTGATGGGTCTGCTGCGCGTGCCGCCGGAGGCCGAAGAAGCCGGTCTGGATCTGACCGAGATCCCCTCCAAGGCCTATCCGGAATCCGAGGGTCATCCCTCCGCCCCGGTGATGCCCAACGGTGCCGCTGTGCCGCCTATCCAGGCCTGA
- a CDS encoding cytochrome c biogenesis protein ResB, whose amino-acid sequence MSSETLGRVGKPRTTLSILLEFLGSMNLAITLLGAVGIASVVGTVLKQDQPYSDYLLKFGPFWHEVFKNLGLYDVYSSGWFLFILGFLLVSTSVCILRNGPTMLREMRQYRLNVQEKSLRAMGNTRTERLQDSADDVAQRTAKLLQNYGYSVRTKDHGDHRVLAAMKGRFNRLGYIFAHLAIVVICIGGLMDSKMFLKMAIMDGSLKVETQDLPVSKVPKSSIIGTGNFSFRGEVNVPEGSDANVIFLNVKDGYVVQRLPFDIYLKKFRIEHYMTGQPKSFESDIIIRDPKHLKEPLATTIKVNHPLIYRGYAIYQSSFGDGGSFLDMKLWPLDTHDAKPEILKGNVFGKYPLKTSAGPLNLELTNFRLYNIEPAPDSTPKHHKFHNLGPSFTFKLRRPDGQAREYKNYMVPVTENGHPYFLSGMRATPAEPFRYLHIPADPNGTPKRFMTFLSYLQNPAEVKKVVEKTTAEAMTGAKINNRQLSGQVAKSMEHLVALFTSGGYEAVANEVDAKVPEARKQEALDAFLKVLSAALEAVYTQMMHDQGVKQLTQDDWRFYNDAVTAINLLPYYGTPVYIQLTNFKQVQASGLQVTKAPGKDVVYFGSVLLVMGVFLLFFMPHRRIWLWLRPEEDGGSEATLAGTSNKNVLEFKNQFAALAEKLFSGLRRR is encoded by the coding sequence ATGAGTAGCGAAACCTTAGGCCGAGTCGGCAAACCCCGCACCACGCTGTCCATCCTGCTGGAATTCCTGGGTTCCATGAACCTGGCGATCACCCTGCTGGGGGCGGTGGGCATCGCATCGGTCGTCGGCACCGTGCTCAAGCAGGACCAGCCCTACAGCGACTACCTGCTGAAATTCGGTCCCTTCTGGCACGAGGTGTTCAAGAACCTCGGCCTGTACGACGTCTACTCCTCCGGCTGGTTCCTGTTCATTCTCGGTTTCCTGCTGGTCTCCACCAGCGTCTGCATACTGCGCAACGGCCCCACCATGCTGCGCGAGATGCGCCAGTACCGGCTCAACGTACAGGAGAAATCCCTGCGTGCGATGGGCAACACGCGCACGGAGCGACTGCAGGACAGCGCCGACGACGTGGCGCAGCGCACCGCCAAGCTGCTGCAGAACTACGGCTACTCGGTGCGCACCAAGGACCACGGCGACCACCGTGTGCTGGCCGCCATGAAGGGGCGCTTCAACCGCCTCGGTTACATCTTCGCGCATCTCGCCATCGTGGTGATCTGCATCGGCGGCCTGATGGACAGCAAGATGTTCCTCAAGATGGCCATCATGGACGGCAGCCTCAAGGTGGAGACCCAGGACCTGCCCGTGTCCAAGGTTCCCAAGAGCAGCATCATCGGCACCGGCAACTTCTCCTTCCGCGGCGAGGTGAACGTCCCGGAGGGTTCGGATGCCAATGTGATCTTCCTCAACGTCAAAGACGGCTACGTGGTGCAGCGTCTGCCGTTCGACATCTACCTGAAGAAGTTCCGCATCGAGCATTACATGACCGGTCAGCCCAAGTCCTTCGAGAGCGACATCATCATTCGCGATCCGAAGCACCTGAAGGAGCCGCTGGCCACCACCATCAAGGTCAACCACCCCCTGATCTACCGCGGCTACGCCATCTACCAGTCCAGCTTCGGCGACGGCGGTTCCTTCCTGGACATGAAGCTGTGGCCGCTGGATACCCATGACGCCAAGCCGGAAATCCTGAAAGGCAACGTGTTCGGCAAGTATCCGCTCAAGACCAGCGCCGGCCCGCTGAACCTGGAGCTGACCAACTTCCGGCTCTACAACATCGAGCCCGCCCCGGACAGTACGCCCAAGCATCACAAGTTCCACAATCTGGGGCCGAGCTTCACCTTCAAGCTACGCCGTCCCGACGGTCAGGCCCGTGAATACAAGAACTACATGGTGCCGGTGACCGAGAACGGTCATCCGTACTTCCTGAGCGGCATGCGCGCCACGCCGGCCGAACCGTTCCGCTACCTGCACATCCCCGCCGACCCGAACGGCACGCCCAAGCGCTTCATGACCTTCCTCTCCTATTTGCAGAATCCCGCCGAGGTGAAGAAGGTCGTCGAGAAGACCACCGCCGAGGCCATGACGGGGGCCAAGATCAACAACCGGCAGCTTTCCGGACAGGTGGCCAAGTCCATGGAGCACCTGGTCGCCCTGTTCACCAGCGGCGGCTACGAGGCCGTCGCCAACGAGGTGGACGCCAAGGTGCCCGAGGCGCGCAAGCAGGAGGCGCTGGACGCCTTCCTCAAGGTGCTGAGCGCGGCGCTGGAGGCGGTGTACACCCAGATGATGCACGACCAGGGTGTGAAGCAACTCACCCAGGACGACTGGCGCTTCTATAACGACGCCGTCACCGCGATAAACCTACTGCCGTACTATGGAACCCCGGTCTACATTCAGTTGACTAACTTCAAGCAAGTGCAGGCCTCCGGGCTTCAGGTCACCAAGGCACCGGGCAAGGACGTGGTTTATTTCGGCAGTGTCCTGCTGGTGATGGGCGTGTTCCTGTTGTTCTTCATGCCGCACCGTCGTATCTGGCTCTGGCTGCGTCCCGAGGAGGATGGTGGCAGCGAGGCCACTCTGGCTGGCACATCCAACAAGAATGTGCTGGAATTCAAAAACCAGTTTGCCGCCCTGGCCGAGAAGCTGTTTTCCGGGCTGCGCAGGCGGTAA